From one Pristis pectinata isolate sPriPec2 chromosome 12, sPriPec2.1.pri, whole genome shotgun sequence genomic stretch:
- the cutc gene encoding copper homeostasis protein cutC homolog, protein MAPGILMEVCVDSVESAINAERGGASRIELCSSLMEGGITPSIGLLQVVKQYLRIPVFAMIRPRGGDFLYTDSEIEVMKNDIKMAKASGADGIVFGVLTEDGRVNAEVCMDLIAESRPLPVTFHRAFDMVHDPSTALESLTSLGFDRVLTSGCDSSALEGLPTIKRLVEQAKERIIVVAAGGITERNVQRILEGSGICEFHCSARSSRDSSMKFRNMSVSMGASLSPPEYSVKVADICKIRTLNAIARDTV, encoded by the exons ATGGCACCAGGCATCCTAATGGAGGTGTGTGTGGATTCAGTGGAATCGGCCAtcaatgctgaaaggggag GGGCAAGTCGGATTGAACTGTGTTCGAGTTTAATGGAAGGCGGCATCACCCCCAGTATTG GTTTGCTGCAAGTGGTTAAGCAGTACCTGAGGATTCCAGTGTTTGCCATGATTCGCCCGCGAGGAGGGGACTTCCTCTACACCGACAGTGAGATCGAAGTCATGAAAAACGACATCAAGATGGCCAAAGCCAGCGGTGCGGacggcattgtgtttggtgtgCTGACGGAGGATGGAAGGGTTAACGCTGAAGTGTGCATGGATCTGATCG CTGAATCACGACCATTGCCTGTGACTTTTCATAGAG CTTTTGATATGGTGCACGACCCCTCCACGGCTCTGGAGAGTCTCACCTCACTGGGCTTTGATCGGGTCCTCACTAGCGGATGTGACAGCTCTGCACTTGAGGGACTGCCAACTATCAAGCGCCTGGTAGAGCAG GCAAAGGAAAGGATAATTGTTGTAGCAG CTGGTGGAATAACAGAAAGAAACGTGCAACGGATTCTGGAAGGTTCTGGCATCTGTGAGTTCCACTGTTCTGCCCGATCTTCTCGAGACTCTTCAATGAAGTTTCG AAACATGTCGGTCTCCATGGGAGCTTCCCTCTCCCCGCCAGAGTACAGTGTGAAAGTGGCAGACATCTGCAAGATTAGAACATTGAATGCTATTGCCAGGGACACAGTGTAA